One window of the Syngnathoides biaculeatus isolate LvHL_M chromosome 11, ASM1980259v1, whole genome shotgun sequence genome contains the following:
- the smtnl1 gene encoding smoothelin-like 1 produces the protein MDRDALNQETPESSDGTRQTDPSDTKQTDERQLVYSNNPEGGTPEACVEKGHERKAEVGEDPPTQMRSEEAVDTHTHRTTASKLDECDTKGDGQDQKDPEEKEKGEDREELKNTALGVGKGERKDIVKEKVSEDKCVVKNAEKGEEEKKMVKRDPTKDKEGVKEEEKQGKAKRNARQTPHAPSRPRPSVRSGRPSKKSDIIAKFQEGAPETPIPRNLKIQMSSTASATGSSIKQRMLQWCRSKTQHYPGVNIENFSSSWCDGMAFCALIHRFFPEAFDYSALKPTEREKNFTLAFQTAESLADCWPLLEVSDMLMMGDNPDPMCVFTYVQSLCHSLSKLEKEKKEKEEKAKEGNKKDDNREDAAKELAADKDEAEHSQKRAPMSGQDEKGCGDSEATGEEEETSNSCETQGDGRVFVGAES, from the exons ATGGATAGAGACGCCTTGAACCAGGAGACACCGGAGTCTTCAGATGGGACCAGGCAGACTGACCCAAGTGACACCAAGCAG ACAGATGAAAGGCAGCTTGTTTACAGCAACAATCCAGAAGGCGGGACTCCAGAGGCTTGCGTGGAGAAAGGTCATGAACGAAAGGCTGAGGTTGGGGAGGATCCACCAACACAAATGAGGAGTGAAGAGgctgtggacacacacacacaccggacAACGGCTTCAAAGTTAGATGAATGTGACACAAAAGGGGATGGACAAGACCAAAAGGATCCTGAAGAGAAAGAGAAGGGGGAAGATAGGGAGGAGCTCAAAAATACAGCTCTAGGGGTGGGGAAGGGTGAGAGAAAAGACATAGTTAAAGAAAAGGTAAGTGAAGACAAATGTGTTGTTAAAAACGCAGaaaagggggaggaggagaaaaaaatggttaaaaggGATCCAACAAAAGATAAAGAAGGggtaaaagaggaagaaaaacaagggaAGGCCAAAAGAAACGCAAGACAAACACCTCACGCTCCATCCCGTCCCAGGCCCTCGGTTCGCTCTGGCCGGCCATCGAAAAAGAGCGACATCATTGCCAAGTTCCAAGAGGGTGCACCAGA AACGCCAATCCCGCGCAacttaaaaattcaaatgtcaTCCACCGCGTCGGCCACGGGATCTTCCATCAAGCAGAGGATGCTGCAGTGGTGCCGCAGCAAAACGCAGCACTATCCG GGTGTCAACATAGAAAACTTCTCCTCCTCTTGGTGTGATGGGATGGCTTTCTGTGCATTGATCCATCGCTTCTTCCCCGAGGCTTTTGACTACAGTGCCTTGAAACCCACTGAAAGGGAAAAGAACTTCACACTGGCATTCCAGACTGCAGA GTCACTGGCCGACTGCTGGCCACTGCTGGAAGTGTCTGACATGCTCATGATGGGCGACAATCCGGACCCCATGTGTGTGTTCACTTATGTTCAGTCCTTGTGTCACAGCCTCTCCAAACTtgagaaagagaagaaagagaaagaggagaaggcCAAAGAGGGCAATAAGAAGGATGACAATAGAGAGGATGCCGCCAAAGAGCTGGCAGCGGATAAGGATGAGGCCGAACATTCTCAGAAACGGGCACCGATGAGTGGCCAGGACGAGAAAGGTTGTGGTGACTCCGAAGCAActggagaggaagaagagacATCAAACAGCTGTGAAACACAGGGAGATGGAAGAGTTTTTGTGGGGGCAGAGTCCTAG